The Rattus norvegicus strain BN/NHsdMcwi chromosome 9, GRCr8, whole genome shotgun sequence genome contains the following window.
AGAGTCTGCTTTCCTAAAGCATATGCAAGCTATGGAAAATGTTGAGGAAATATTGGTGGTCATGCACAAAAGAGGACTTATGTTCTTTGTGAATTAGATCAAGTCACTATAATGGGAAATAGTCGAATACAAAACAAATGGCCAAACCTTCGGATGAAGTGTGAAATGAAACTGGATTCATGTCTTCATTTTGAGGCTTAAAGTAGAGTAGTGAACGGGGATTCAGCCTCTGAGGTCGCGTCCCAGTTTTTAGTGTATTTCCATACAGGGTACTATGACATGTCTGGCAGTAACGGATGTCAACTACATTATGGGCACTCTGACAGGTCAAtcggagggtggtaatgtggggaggatggggaggggaacacccatatagaaggggagggagaggtgttagggggatgttgacccagaaaccgggaaagggagtaacaatcgaaatgtaaataagaaatacccaagttaataaagatgggggaaaaaaggggaaaaaaaaagcttcagCTCTCACAGGAAGGCATCGAACAAATAGGAAGACAGCAAAGCAGGGAATTGCTTTACAGACAAATCCTTTAAGTGGtccaatggtgtgtgtgtgtgtgtgtgtgtgtgtgtgtgtgtgtgtatgtgtgtgtgtactcatgtgtacAGGTATTCATGTGAGGAGATCAAGGTCAATGCCAAATGTTAATTTCagtttctttccatctttttgaAAAAGACCGAGTCTCCTGCTCATCTTGCAGATCATTGATTTGGATATATTGAGTAGCCAAATGAGCTTCTGGGGttcacctgtctttgcctcctcacTTCTGGGATTTTGTTACAAATGTGCCACATCCTCCCTCTTtacatatgggtgctggggatttcaACTCAGGTCAGCATGCTTTTAATGGCAAGTCCTTTGGTGACTGAGCTGTTTTGGACCTCATCCAACCTTCTGATGTTGTGATATGCTACTGTCATTTACAAGTGAGTTGGGCTTCGTTTTTAGCCATTACGGGATGCATGCATCCTGTGGGCCACAATTTGGATATATCTGCAAGTCAACTTAAGCTTTACTGTACAAACAAGTCACCCCAGGGTTCAATTGAAATAGGGACTGTGACCCACTGAGTTTGGGGTGAGGTGTGAGAGTCTCCATGTCAAAGGGCATCTGGGGGAGTGGTTAGAGGGCCACACTTTGTAAAAGCAAGTCTTACATCCATTGAGAGTTTCAAAGAGTGGCTCATGACTAATGCCAGTTCTTCTTTGACAGAGCTACAGCGCCATGGCTAACCACATTCTTAACAGTAAAAGCATATCGAATTGGACCTTCATCCAAGACAGAAACAGCAGCTGTGTCTTGCTTCAATCAATCAATTCATTTGCAAGCAATCTATTCATGAAGGGACATCTCATCAACATATCACATGTCTTCATTCATACCTTGGGTACCGTTGTGCCCAGAAACAGCCTTGGGAAGAATTTCACATTCTCAATGCGAGTTAATGATACAAGCGATAAAGTCACCGGGAGGATACTGCTTACTACTGAAGAGCTTCAGAAGGTGCCTTCCGCTTTCCAGGTTATCAGCATTGCTTTCCCAACTCTTGGGGCCATCCTGGAGGCCAGCCTTCTGGAAAATATGACCGTGAATGGTCTCGTCCTGTCCGTCATTTTGCCTAAGGAGCTTAAGAACATCTCACTGATATTTGAAAAGATCAGAAAATCTGGAGAGAGAAAGTCCCAGTGTGTGGGTTGGCACTCCCTGGAGAGCAGATGGGACCGGAGAGCTTGTAAAATGATTCAAGAAAACTCCCGGCAAGCTATTTGCCGTTGTCAGCCAAACAAGTTTTTTACCTCTTTCTCCATTCTAATGTCACCCAACACTGTGGAAAGCCCGGTTCTAACTTATATCACATACATAGGTCTGGGCATTTCCATTTGTAGCTTGATCATCTGCCTGGCCATTGAGGCCTTAGTCTGGAGtcaagtgacaaagacagagatcTCATATTTACGTCACCTGTGCATCGCTAACATTGCAGTCACCTTGCTGATGGCTGATGTGTGGTTCATCGTGGCTTCTTTCCTCAGTGGCCCAATCGTACACCACAACGGATGTGTGACTGCAACGTTTTTCGTTCACTTCTTTTACCTGTCAGTGTTTTTCTGGATGCTTGCCAAGGCTCTCCTTATCCTGTACGGAATTCTCATCGTGTTCCACACCCTGCCCAAGTCGTGTCTGGTGGCCTCTCTGTTTACAGTGGGCTACGGGTGCCCTTTGGTCATCGCTGTCATCACACTTGCTGTTACAGAGCCTGGAAAAGGCTACCTCCGGCCTGAGGCTTGCTGGCTTAACTGGGACATGACCAAGGCTCTCCTGGCCTTTGTAGTCCCAGCTCTGGCCATTGTTGTAGTAAACCTGATTACAGTCACACTGGTTATCATCAAGACCCAAAGAGCTGCCGTTGGTAGTTCCATGTTCCAGGAAGTAAGAGCCATCGTAAGGATCTGTAAGAACATTGCTATCCTCACGCCACTGCTGGGGCTGACCTGGGGATTTGGAATAGCCACAGTCGTTGCTGGTCACTCCCTGGCCTTCCACATCATCTTCTCCTTACTCAATGCActacaggtaagtccagatgcgATGATAGAGTCTGAATGGAGAGGGTGTGCAGTGGAATGTGGTAGGATCCCGTGTATCGTGCTTTAGGAAGACAATTAACTAGACTTAAGTATTTGTTTCAGAAAGGCCTGGACTTGAATTCTGACTCTCTTATCTACTGAGAATATGGAGCGTGATCTTTGTATGTTCAGGTTTTTATAAGCATGTTTCTCTCATACAGGAAGAGAGTATAATGTTGCCATTGACTAGAGGTGCTTGGAAAGCCGAAGTTCAAACACCAAGATTAGGTACTAATGACCACAAACTCCTATTAATAggctgagtatttttttttttttttgagacacatcttatgcatcccaggctggccttgaacttactctgaCGGCAAACTTCTGATCTTCTAGGtatgggattgcaggcatgcacaGCCAATGCACTATTTATGAGGTCTTGGTCATCCAACCCAGGGCTTCAAGCACGCTTGGCAGACACTGTGCTAACAGAGCTATATCCCCAGTCTTGAACTGTTACTATTTAGAAAGCAATTCATCGCCTCTTTTAAAATTTAGTCTTAGAGCTGGAGGTGTTACCTGTTTACCTTTGTTGTCTTTTCTGCTGCTTAGAGTTTTAGAAGCTGTGGATGCCACCTTATTTGAGCAAGGCAAGCTATACAAAGAGGCTTTAATGGTCATTTCTTTCCTGTCTTACCATGGGTTAAGAAATGTTCGGTTTCATGTGTATCCTTGCCAGATTCTGTATGTTAATACAAATACATACTTAATGTGAGAATTGAAAATGTATGTAGACTATTATGTGCCCTTtaggcatgtatgtgtgcctccAAAATTCCATTTTATATGATACCAGAGGTCAAAGGCAGGGCCACTAGGGTTTGCTGGTTCATGAGTTACCCACTGAACTACATCATGGCTATTATACAACTTTCCTTCTCACTGAAAATCGTAATTTACTCCTTCACTGGTCTagtgtctatgtatatatttagtgtCTCGGATACTACTTACTATTTGACATTTTCCTTCTTGATAGAAATTAATCATATTAAGTGTCAAGATTGCAATTAATTCAAAAGAAAGCTTCTATTTTCCCAAAGAactatactttttctttttttctttttgagcgtGTAGAGTAGCCAgtaaaagtattttcaaatacatgttTTACCCAATTGGTATCAGAGATTTAAAATCAGGTATCTACTCATTTTCCTGTTTCAAGATGTGAATTTAAATGAttcattttatagtaaatatttgATGCCTTGGAGAACACTGTAAACAGTAGGACTTGGTAACATTTCAAATCTTGGCTATTTTCTATATTTCAATAGAAAGTCTGGATTTATAGTGATATTAGTGATCATCAAATCATTACAAATCTACAAAACTAGTCATCAATGGGACTGAGCTAAGACTGTAGTATTTCTAACTTTCAGCTTAGCACATCCTAGGCTACTCATCATAAACCCTGTCTTAggagggtttcattgctatgaaaagataccatgaccgtGGCAGCTCTCATAAAGGGCAATATTtagttggggctgacttacaaaTTCTGAGGTTTAGTGCATTATCACCAGGCAAAAAATATGGCGGTATCCAAGCAGATGTGGTGCTggtgaaggaactgagagttttacatGTTGATCCATATGCAGCAGAAGAGGACTGTGTGACGCACTGGCCAGACTTGAACttatttatgtgcattggtgttttggctgcatgtatgtctgtgtgagggtgtcagatcttggagttgcAAACAGTTGTGAACTTCCGtgcggatgctgggaattgaacccgggccctctggaagaacagccagtactccgaactgttgagccatctctccagtcacccCACACCCTCAGACTTGAGCTTGTAAGACCTTATAGtccccagtaacacacttcctccaacaggaccacacctatTCTAATagggccatacctactccaatgaggtcacacttcctaatagtgctactctttATGGAATAAACATATTCAAACACTTGAGTCAAtcctattcaagccaccacaaaaccttaaaaaaaactgGTCTCCCTCCGCAACAGTTCCTTTCCTTGTTCCCCTCAGGCTACCTGACTGACTCTTGTTATGGATTGGACTGTGAGCACGTGTGTTTTGATATTGTGGACATTTTCACTTGTAATAGGATCAAATTGAAACTGAAGTCGTTTTCTGCTTCATTTCTGGCAAGGAGAAGGATGAAGTCATTGAGGGGCCAGTACCCATGAGATAGTGCCCCTGGGCTGCCAACTGGTGTGAGTGAGCGAGGGCTAGACACTGTCTGATTGAAGGCCGTGCAGTACTGGCTCACACCGGCTCGTGGAAGCTAACTTATATTTTAGGAATCCTGTGAGTTGGTTATAGACACGGCCATCAGTAAAATTCAATGACCCAGACTTACAAGGAAATGAATTAGGATAACCAACAATCAGACACTCCCCAAACTTCTCCATTCATTTTGGTACATCTTTTGCCTATCTTTGAATCAGGACATCCCAGGATGCTCAGGGATGGAGGAGCCGGAGCAGGGGCATGGATCCACGGGAGTCAGATACAACCAACAGGATGAGAAGCGGCAGCAGACATGGGGCTTAGGCTGAGAAGAAGCGAGAGGCAGCTGAGGGTGACTGAGTGAAAGAGGAATTCTGAAACAGGCTGGGAGGGCATAAGATAGAGGAGACGGGTCCTGTTAAAGCTTCTCTGATTCTAGTTCTACAGAAATATCTCCACTGAGAGAGAGCCTGGCCAGCCCTTTGACTGTGGAAGTATTAGTTATGGAGCCAGTGGCTGCCTTGGGTCCACAGTTCACGGTCACTGCTGCCCTTTTTCTCTCTCAGCTATGGTCTGGGTGGGATTTTGAGAGAACCTCATCTCCCAAAGATGAGGTTTAGTAGGAGAATAAACCACTGACGACTAAAACTTGAGTGAAGACTTTGGGCTTAGTTTCTTAAACTGTGCTTTGACTGCCGAAAGAAGTGGGAAGGATCTGACCTTGCTGACTTTTTACAAAGAATTTATTCACTCATCTGTTCTCTGCCAGATAATGAACTCTATGAATAAACTTTCCACAAGGTGACAGAGACCAACGGAAAGCGATTTGAATGGAAAGTTTTAATGTTGCATATTTGTGACTATATCAGCTCAGGGTAGGTAATAAAGTCAGGGTTGAGGCTATTAGCTTAGAGCTAGAGTCCTTGGCTGGCATGCCCAAAGCCCCTACTTCGATCCCCAGTTCTCCCTCCACATAAAGAAACCATGTGAAGTTATTAAATGTATGCACATCTGAATATAGAATCAACACACGTTTGTTTTGccatttcatcatcatcatcatcaccaccaccaccaccaccaccaccaccaccaccaccatcatcatcatcatcatcatcatcatcaccaccaccaccaccaccatcatcatcatcaccatcatcatcacaggTACAactctatgtagtcctgactatcctggaactcactatgtttgtagaccaggctagccttgaactcacagggatccatctgcctcttcctcctgagtgcttggattaaaggtgtgtgccatcttGACTGGTGCCAATTATTTCAAAAGTtgaatacacaaatatataaaaagcaaTCCCCAAATGAATTAAAACTCTTATGAAGagaggtttgattttttttttgttattttttgttttgtccttcagtcaaaaccaaactaaaaacagtaaagcaaaacaaaaccaaaacgcCACAAATTTGTAGAGAGGAAATACTCTACAACTTTGGTTCTTAGATGCTTTAGTTACTGTTCTAGTATTTCGAGGAGACCCCATGATCAAGACAACTGTTAAAAGAAAGTGTTTGATcgggggcttgcttatagttttagagtgTTGTTAGTCCATATCATCATAGCTGGAGGCAGAcaggcatgatgctggagcagTAGGTGAGAGCTTTACATTCCTGATCATCAGGTTGTAGGAAGAGACTGAGGATTGAGCTtgtcatgggcttttgaaacctccaaaTCCACCCCCAATGAcatctccttcaacaaggccacacctactccacacttcctaatcctttccaaacagttctacaGAGTGTTCAAACCAATTAGCCTTTGGGAGCCCTTCCCATTTAAACTTCCAcactaaatttaaaaagaaaaacagctccAGGGCCAATTTCATTAATATTCTGACTCTTCAAATGTACCTGTAGTACCAAGACAGGATGGGATGTGTCTGCTCTAAGCGTCTTTACAAGAATACCTTATAGACTAATGGTTCGTGTCGATACTGACATATTCATACTAGGGTTATTGGCCATTGTAGGCTTAATAGTGTGAAGGCAAGTGAGGAGGtgaaagcacttgctgtgcaagtctgaaagcctgagttccatcccttgaacccatgtaaaaagccagaagGAACAGTGAGCATCTGTTACCCAGCACTCCCATAAGATGGGAGATCAAGACAGAACTGGCCAGAAGCTCATGGACCAGCTGGTATGGCGTATGCTACATGGCAGAAataagagagaccctgactcaacaaCGTGAACGGCCAAAACTGACCCCCCAGAacaattctctgacttccacgtgTGTACCATAGCATCCCAAGTTACATGTATATAAACTACATATACAGATacaggcatgtgtgcacacacacgtcgGTAATAAGTGAAATTAAACAATCATAAACATTTCTAAAAGAAGagttcacacaaacatacaatctGATAAAATCTCCACGAAGGCCAGGCTCGACCAACTGCCTGGCTTCACACTGGTTCCAGTCACCCTCTGCCAGCCAGCTGTGTTCTCATCAACTTGTGGTGGCAATAGGCTATTGTTCTCACTGCTTAACACATGGCTATAACATCCTCATGGTGCCTGTGTGTTCTTCTGACTGGGCTCCCACTCATTTACGAAACTGAGAACGATTTACTAAGGGAGTGCCTTCAGGGAAGAACATCTTCTGACTTTCCCTCTCTATCCACCATCCAAGCCATTCAGCATCCAAGAAGGGAATCTAAGGGGCTTCGCTGGCTACAGCATTTTAAAAGTTGGGTTTCTGAACTTCCTTCTCCTCATTGGAAAAACGGGGCTGTTGCCTGCAATTCCTTCTTCTTGGGAGATTTCGTGTTGTTCTTAGTGGAAAGGTGAAAATAGAAAAGGCAAACCTCAAATGGATTGTAGCTGTGGAGGGAGAACGGTCGTCTTTCTGCAGATGGAGTCTGTTGTGTTGGAAAAATGACCTGTGTCCAGACAGACTACACCAGGCCACTGCAGATCCACGTGAGAGAGgtttatgggggtgggggagcaccatgGGGGTGACAGAGACAaaaaggggaaaagagagaagaaggggtGAAGGTCAGGAAGGGTCTGCCTTTTCTTTAGGCTGTGATGTAACCGCTCGCATGTGGGAAGTGGACTCTGGGAACGTTTGgcaattgccatggcaacagatgtgtGGGTCCCTGTCAGCTATGGGTGACATCACTGACATCGCTTGATTCAGGGGTGATCTGCAACTATAGAGCCGGTTCCTGACTGTAAAGCCGGTTCTTGGTGCCAACatatcttcctttttcttatcGTAAAGAGAAGGGAAAAGTGGGAGGGGGAAGCCATTGGTGAAAGGGGAATAGGGGCATCATGTCTCTTACACTGCTTCCTGCTGTCTAGGGGTGTCATCAGTTTCAGGGTGTAGCCGACTTTCACAATCGGGGTCCACATGGTAAACGTTTGTATCAGGCTCTTCTGTGGACAGTGGCTGGCCATCCTGTAACAGGAACCGATTAGTAGTTTGGTTAGAAACTTTTTTATCTGTTGTTGAAGGAATGTAGAGACAAGATTACTGAGGCTGGAGGCAAATAGTAACGCCAGGAAGAAGACTAGAAAAGGCGTTATGGAAGGGAGTATCCATTTCCATATAGGGTTTTCGAAAATCCAGGAATCGGAGGGCTCATGTTCATTGAAATTCTGCATGTCTGATTGTAGCACCTGGATTTTATTCCTCACTATCCTGCATTGGTTGAtgtagaaacagcattcttcttggAGGAGCAGGCAAAGACAaccttctttagctgtcaggacATCCAGCTCCCATTGGTTCTGAAGCACCACAGCTGTCAAAAAACTGATCTTTTTCTGGATGGTGAGCATGGTTTCAGACATTTTTTGAAACCTGTTGTTAAGCTCGTAAGTGAACTCATTATATTGGGTCATGGAG
Protein-coding sequences here:
- the Adgrf2 gene encoding adhesion G-protein coupled receptor F2, which gives rise to MWKTMISARWLYCLVLLLATESCRLFCQAASKSKENVMPRPHDVCDGVCKNNASPCFQSCPPNSEGNMKFACKAKRWHKVTETCHTLNAHSIFEEDKELYSVQSSESTIRTHMFNSGLKTITDTLMEKCPKDLSCVIRGIEKSPRIPGNIAVVVQLLHNISTTLTKGVDEEKMQSYSAMANHILNSKSISNWTFIQDRNSSCVLLQSINSFASNLFMKGHLINISHVFIHTLGTVVPRNSLGKNFTFSMRVNDTSDKVTGRILLTTEELQKVPSAFQVISIAFPTLGAILEASLLENMTVNGLVLSVILPKELKNISLIFEKIRKSGERKSQCVGWHSLESRWDRRACKMIQENSRQAICRCQPNKFFTSFSILMSPNTVESPVLTYITYIGLGISICSLIICLAIEALVWSQVTKTEISYLRHLCIANIAVTLLMADVWFIVASFLSGPIVHHNGCVTATFFVHFFYLSVFFWMLAKALLILYGILIVFHTLPKSCLVASLFTVGYGCPLVIAVITLAVTEPGKGYLRPEACWLNWDMTKALLAFVVPALAIVVVNLITVTLVIIKTQRAAVGSSMFQEVRAIVRICKNIAILTPLLGLTWGFGIATVVAGHSLAFHIIFSLLNALQVSPDAMIESEWRGCAVECGRIPCIVL